Proteins encoded within one genomic window of Brachybacterium sp. P6-10-X1:
- a CDS encoding proline-rich domain-containing protein codes for MSPPPQDAPWARPPDPAREPQDDQSAQSGPSAASDDGRFAAPDGGSAAPGSLPEWPGGQGGSGQARSPQQTSGRPPQMLGDDSVGGATQAAQKHSSERIIDTSSGKADGLSKCPRCGSTDIQYSLTQKALVCAYCRHAWNEENAEEAFGLDSSIADLRGATMASGTADVREDVTVMTLKCQGCGAEIVINVEQELQARCHWCRQTLSVNSQIPNGAVPDAVLPFQLTREEAVARIDAFAGQRKAFAQGRFKQEFVPDNVMGVYIPYLVVDGNMHAVLGGRGEITTRQYTVRTGSGDNARSETFYDADVFSVQRAFDLLVDDLTVESAQRFDIHDSSQATNNILGAVRPYDVENAVAYNSNYLKNFTSERRDLNIRDVDDVVEDKFLAIARAKALPTISRYDRGVRWTEEGVTVHGTRWVAVYVPVWLYSYADSAQGEGSLVHYIAVNARNGNTMGSVPVSHPKIFAAACAAGSVAAVIGAVVGFGWFLAG; via the coding sequence ATGTCCCCCCCCCCCCAGGACGCGCCGTGGGCGCGGCCGCCCGACCCCGCCCGCGAGCCGCAGGACGACCAGTCGGCGCAGTCCGGCCCGTCGGCCGCTTCTGACGACGGGCGCTTCGCCGCGCCCGACGGCGGGAGCGCCGCCCCCGGTTCGCTGCCCGAGTGGCCGGGCGGCCAGGGCGGGTCCGGGCAGGCCCGATCCCCGCAGCAGACCTCGGGCCGGCCGCCGCAGATGCTCGGCGACGACTCCGTCGGCGGCGCGACGCAGGCCGCGCAGAAGCATTCCAGCGAACGCATCATCGACACCAGCTCGGGGAAGGCCGACGGGCTGAGCAAGTGCCCGCGGTGCGGCAGCACGGACATCCAGTACTCGCTCACCCAGAAGGCCCTGGTCTGCGCCTACTGCCGCCACGCGTGGAACGAGGAGAATGCGGAGGAGGCCTTCGGACTCGATTCCTCCATCGCGGACCTGCGCGGCGCCACCATGGCCTCCGGCACGGCCGACGTCCGTGAGGACGTCACGGTGATGACCCTGAAGTGCCAGGGCTGCGGTGCGGAGATCGTGATCAACGTGGAGCAGGAGCTGCAGGCCCGCTGCCACTGGTGCCGTCAGACCTTGTCGGTGAACTCCCAGATCCCCAACGGTGCGGTGCCGGATGCGGTGCTGCCCTTCCAGCTCACCCGCGAGGAGGCCGTCGCGCGGATCGACGCCTTCGCCGGTCAGCGCAAGGCCTTCGCGCAGGGACGCTTCAAGCAGGAGTTCGTCCCCGACAACGTGATGGGCGTGTACATCCCGTACCTGGTGGTCGACGGCAACATGCACGCCGTCCTCGGCGGCCGCGGCGAGATCACCACCCGGCAGTACACGGTGCGCACCGGCAGCGGGGACAACGCCCGGTCCGAGACGTTCTACGACGCGGACGTCTTCTCCGTCCAACGGGCCTTCGACCTGCTGGTCGACGACCTCACGGTCGAGTCCGCGCAGCGCTTCGACATCCACGACAGCTCGCAGGCGACCAACAACATCCTCGGGGCCGTGCGGCCCTACGACGTCGAGAACGCGGTCGCCTACAACTCGAACTACCTCAAGAACTTCACCTCCGAGCGCCGCGATCTCAACATCCGCGACGTCGACGACGTGGTGGAGGACAAGTTCCTGGCGATCGCCCGGGCCAAGGCGCTGCCGACGATCAGCCGGTACGACCGCGGCGTGCGCTGGACGGAGGAGGGCGTGACCGTGCACGGCACCCGCTGGGTCGCCGTGTACGTGCCCGTGTGGCTGTACAGCTACGCCGACTCCGCCCAGGGCGAGGGCTCGCTGGTCCACTACATCGCGGTCAACGCCCGCAACGGCAACACCATGGGCTCGGTGCCCGTCTCCCACCCCAAGATCTTCGCAGCGGCCTGCGCGGCCGGCTCGGTGGCCGCCGTGATCGGCGCCGTGGTCGGCTTCGGCTGGTTCCTGGCGGGATGA
- a CDS encoding AAA family ATPase has protein sequence MTTGPRALLITGAVGVGKTTVTDAVGEELAAQGVAGAAIDLDWLRRSWPAPDDDPFQSRLELENLRLVAGTYRAAGALVLVAAGVLEAREDRPAYEVACGCPLTVVRLTAPRDLVRERLHRRHDLDPGGLVWHLERYDELTAVLDDAGVEDVGVAIREDPRATARAVLDAVGI, from the coding sequence ATGACCACCGGCCCTCGCGCCCTGCTGATCACCGGTGCGGTCGGCGTCGGCAAGACCACGGTGACCGACGCGGTCGGGGAGGAGCTCGCCGCGCAGGGCGTCGCCGGCGCGGCGATCGACCTGGACTGGTTGCGCCGCAGCTGGCCCGCCCCGGACGACGACCCCTTCCAGAGCCGACTCGAGCTCGAGAACCTCCGGCTCGTCGCCGGGACGTACCGCGCCGCCGGAGCGCTGGTGCTGGTGGCGGCCGGAGTCCTGGAGGCGCGCGAGGACCGCCCCGCCTACGAGGTGGCATGCGGCTGCCCGCTGACCGTGGTGCGCCTGACCGCCCCGCGCGACCTGGTGCGCGAGCGCCTCCACCGCCGCCACGACCTCGACCCCGGCGGCCTCGTCTGGCATCTCGAGCGCTACGACGAGCTCACCGCCGTCCTCGATGACGCCGGGGTGGAGGACGTCGGGGTCGCGATCCGGGAGGATCCCCGCGCCACGGCGCGCGCGGTGCTCGACGCCGTCGGGATCTGA
- a CDS encoding prolyl oligopeptidase family serine peptidase, translated as MSSPVTRRTLFAAGTATTAAIGLAPSALAAPPGERSATFTLDAEVLDGGEQVVSVTLDASRRGGLPTGDLPVSAFTVHARGTNPLTGAVAFDLDRLVTAAHADHRGRITLALEHGDGVEGATTLDWMDDASRNVQLDLEYTITQNAPLPTRSSAHEWIASFRQGDLVSPEVDAFTSHLSASGTNYRVFSPPRRGRSAELPLVVWLHGGGEGGFTADSTTYYDNETQLRANRGALGVTTDAAQDLFGGAYVVAPQCPSAWMLDGPAFEPLIDEIIEEVAAAHPIDRDRIHVTGCSNGGYMTLKMVVENPGVYASAVPICGVVEEYGDSPGPLISDAELREIAAPTWLIASADDGTVDPQANTVHAHELIDGSIMSLYDTVIWDGVQYPGHFSWIYAARDDPAHEGRSLWEWMSAQEL; from the coding sequence ATGAGCAGTCCCGTCACCCGCCGCACCCTCTTCGCCGCCGGCACCGCGACCACCGCCGCCATCGGCCTCGCCCCGTCCGCTCTGGCCGCGCCGCCGGGCGAGCGCTCGGCGACCTTCACGCTCGACGCCGAGGTCCTGGACGGCGGGGAGCAAGTGGTCTCGGTGACGCTCGACGCCTCTCGGCGGGGCGGGCTGCCGACCGGCGATCTGCCCGTCTCCGCCTTCACTGTGCATGCGCGCGGCACCAATCCGCTGACCGGCGCCGTCGCCTTCGACCTCGACCGCCTCGTGACCGCGGCGCATGCGGACCACCGGGGCCGTATCACCCTCGCCCTCGAGCACGGCGACGGCGTCGAGGGCGCGACCACCCTCGACTGGATGGACGACGCCTCGCGCAACGTGCAGCTCGACCTCGAGTACACGATCACCCAGAACGCGCCCCTGCCCACCCGCAGCAGCGCGCACGAGTGGATCGCCTCGTTCCGGCAGGGCGATCTCGTCTCCCCCGAGGTCGACGCGTTCACCTCCCATCTCTCGGCCTCCGGCACCAACTACCGTGTGTTCAGCCCGCCCCGCCGCGGACGATCTGCCGAGCTCCCTCTCGTGGTGTGGCTGCACGGCGGCGGAGAGGGCGGCTTCACGGCGGACAGCACGACGTATTACGACAACGAGACCCAGCTGCGGGCGAACCGGGGCGCGCTCGGCGTCACGACCGACGCCGCCCAGGATCTCTTCGGCGGTGCCTACGTGGTCGCTCCGCAGTGCCCGTCGGCCTGGATGCTCGACGGCCCCGCCTTCGAGCCCTTGATCGACGAGATCATCGAGGAGGTCGCCGCAGCCCATCCGATCGACCGCGACCGGATCCATGTCACCGGTTGCAGCAACGGCGGATACATGACGTTGAAAATGGTGGTGGAGAACCCTGGTGTCTACGCCTCTGCGGTCCCGATCTGCGGGGTGGTCGAGGAGTACGGCGACTCCCCCGGGCCGCTGATCTCTGATGCGGAGCTGCGGGAGATCGCCGCGCCGACCTGGCTGATCGCCTCGGCCGACGACGGCACCGTCGATCCGCAGGCGAACACGGTCCACGCCCATGAGCTGATCGACGGCTCGATCATGTCGCTGTACGACACCGTGATCTGGGACGGCGTGCAGTACCCCGGGCATTTCTCGTGGATCTACGCGGCCCGCGACGATCCGGCCCATGAGGGCCGGAGCCTGTGGGAGTGGATGAGCGCGCAGGAGCTCTGA
- a CDS encoding NAD(P)-dependent oxidoreductase, whose protein sequence is MRIAFLGTGRMGTELALHLIPDHQLTVWNRTSERTARLADAGAQVAATPARAVDGAELIITSLFGPDAVRETVIAPDLVPSGVPWVDTTTVSPADADEFAAAVPTYVGVPVVGSLGPARAGSLGVYVGAPDGTRRSLVLDVVAPWADPERLHGVDSGRKAATGKLLANLALAVSAQGLREALALGESAGASAEETLEMLDGTGLAVIAGMKGPFVRGERSTDGGDFTADAIAKDASLMIDTIDAAADDAGPRPGADLPALRAALASLDAEIAAGRGDDDFSTILLEEAERTGE, encoded by the coding sequence ATGAGAATCGCGTTCCTGGGCACCGGCCGCATGGGCACCGAACTGGCCCTCCACCTGATCCCCGACCACCAGCTCACCGTCTGGAACCGCACGAGCGAGCGCACCGCGCGCCTCGCCGACGCGGGCGCCCAGGTCGCCGCCACGCCGGCGCGGGCCGTGGACGGGGCCGAACTGATCATCACCTCCCTGTTCGGGCCCGACGCCGTGCGCGAGACCGTGATCGCACCCGACCTGGTCCCGAGCGGCGTGCCCTGGGTCGACACCACCACCGTCTCCCCCGCCGACGCCGACGAGTTCGCCGCCGCGGTCCCCACCTATGTGGGCGTGCCGGTGGTCGGCTCGCTGGGTCCGGCCCGCGCCGGCTCGCTCGGCGTGTACGTCGGCGCCCCCGACGGGACACGACGCAGCCTGGTGCTGGATGTGGTGGCGCCGTGGGCCGACCCGGAGCGTCTGCACGGCGTGGATTCCGGGCGCAAGGCCGCCACCGGCAAGCTGCTGGCGAACCTGGCCCTCGCGGTCAGTGCGCAAGGGCTGCGCGAGGCGCTCGCGCTCGGCGAATCCGCCGGAGCCTCGGCCGAGGAGACCCTCGAGATGCTCGACGGCACCGGACTCGCCGTCATCGCCGGGATGAAGGGGCCCTTCGTGCGCGGCGAACGCAGCACCGACGGCGGCGACTTCACGGCCGATGCGATCGCCAAGGACGCCTCCCTGATGATCGACACGATCGACGCGGCCGCCGACGACGCCGGTCCCCGGCCCGGGGCGGATCTGCCGGCGCTGCGCGCGGCCCTGGCCTCGCTGGACGCGGAGATCGCGGCCGGGCGCGGGGACGACGACTTCTCCACGATCCTGCTGGAGGAGGCCGAGCGCACCGGGGAGTAA
- a CDS encoding endonuclease/exonuclease/phosphatase family protein yields MPSHISRRRALTVAAAAGLGLPAAAAHAEPGPAYRGGPFENLRVATFNVSLNRPEEGELLRDLESGEDEQIRAVAEVIQINNPDIILLNEVDHDEDGAGIDLLRRNYLEVGQNRRTPVYYPYAFSAPVNTGVPSELDLDGDGTVGGPGDAWGFGEFPGQYGMVVLSRHPILTEQVRTFQKLRWADMPSNLLPTEFYSAEAASVLRLSSKSHWDVPVQIGSSTLHVLAAHPTPPSFDGPEKRNQRRNSDEIRLWADYLSPGQRSQWIVDDAGTRGGLAPSEPFVILGDYNSDPHDGDSWPGAIDQLLNHPRIRDTKPRSAGAVEAAELQGGANAEHTGEARYDTADFADDGPGNLRVDYVLPDTSLQVASSAVYWPKRGAPGSELTGETPFPTSDHRLVRADLQVKS; encoded by the coding sequence ATGCCCTCGCACATCAGTCGCCGCCGCGCGCTCACCGTCGCCGCGGCTGCAGGCCTCGGCCTGCCCGCAGCCGCCGCCCACGCCGAGCCGGGTCCGGCCTACCGCGGCGGACCGTTCGAGAACCTGCGCGTGGCCACGTTCAACGTCTCGCTGAACCGCCCCGAGGAGGGCGAGCTGCTGCGTGACCTCGAATCCGGCGAGGACGAGCAGATCCGCGCGGTCGCCGAGGTCATCCAGATCAACAATCCGGACATCATCCTGCTCAACGAGGTCGATCACGACGAGGACGGCGCCGGGATCGACCTGTTGCGCCGCAACTACCTCGAGGTCGGCCAGAACAGGCGCACCCCCGTCTACTACCCGTATGCCTTCAGCGCTCCTGTCAACACCGGAGTGCCCAGCGAGCTCGACCTCGACGGGGACGGCACGGTCGGCGGTCCGGGCGATGCCTGGGGCTTCGGCGAGTTCCCCGGGCAGTACGGCATGGTCGTCCTCTCCCGCCACCCGATCCTCACCGAGCAGGTGCGCACCTTCCAGAAGCTGCGCTGGGCGGACATGCCCAGCAATCTGCTGCCCACCGAGTTCTACAGCGCCGAGGCCGCCTCCGTGCTGCGCCTGAGCTCGAAGTCGCACTGGGACGTCCCGGTGCAGATCGGCAGCTCCACCCTGCACGTGCTCGCCGCCCACCCCACGCCGCCCAGCTTCGACGGGCCGGAGAAGCGCAATCAGCGCCGCAACAGCGACGAGATCCGCCTGTGGGCCGATTACCTCAGCCCCGGACAGCGCTCGCAATGGATCGTCGACGACGCCGGCACCCGGGGCGGACTCGCCCCCAGCGAACCCTTCGTGATCCTGGGTGACTACAACTCCGATCCCCACGACGGGGACTCCTGGCCCGGCGCGATCGACCAGCTGCTGAACCACCCCCGGATCCGCGACACCAAGCCCCGCAGCGCGGGCGCCGTGGAGGCCGCCGAGCTGCAGGGCGGGGCGAACGCCGAGCACACCGGGGAGGCCCGCTACGACACCGCGGACTTCGCCGACGACGGCCCCGGGAACCTGCGCGTGGACTACGTGCTGCCCGACACGTCCCTCCAGGTCGCCTCGTCCGCCGTGTACTGGCCGAAGCGAGGCGCCCCGGGCAGCGAGCTGACCGGTGAGACCCCGTTCCCCACCTCGGACCACCGCCTGGTGCGCGCGGACCTGCAGGTCAAGTCCTGA
- a CDS encoding sulfurtransferase — translation MAPAALAPIIDISRLHELLDASASGRERLHLLDVRWALDGSKGHHTYLAGHLPGAVHVDLDTELAAPARADAGRHPLPAPEDFAASLRRAGVTAGSRVVAYDDTTGAPAGRLVWMLRALGHDAAVLDGGLAAWDGGLATDDVRPTAGDVPAREWPVTEIASADEVASGRSLVIDARAPERYRGEVEPVDPRAGHVPGAVNLPFTGNLGQDGAFLAPEELRGRFEAAGVRAEQEAIVYCGSGVTAAHDVLALQRAGFTRVRLFPGSWSQWSADPARPVATGARP, via the coding sequence ATGGCCCCCGCTGCGCTCGCCCCGATCATCGACATCTCCCGGCTCCACGAGCTGCTCGACGCCTCCGCCTCCGGCCGGGAACGGCTTCATCTGCTGGACGTGCGCTGGGCCCTGGACGGGTCGAAGGGCCATCACACCTACCTCGCAGGGCACCTGCCGGGCGCGGTCCACGTCGACCTCGACACCGAGCTGGCCGCCCCCGCCCGTGCCGACGCCGGCCGCCACCCGCTGCCCGCACCGGAGGACTTCGCCGCCTCGCTGCGCCGCGCCGGGGTCACCGCCGGGTCCCGCGTGGTCGCCTACGACGACACCACCGGCGCCCCGGCCGGGCGCCTGGTGTGGATGCTGCGCGCGCTCGGCCACGACGCCGCCGTGCTCGACGGGGGACTGGCGGCCTGGGACGGCGGACTCGCCACCGACGACGTACGGCCGACGGCCGGCGACGTGCCCGCCCGTGAGTGGCCCGTCACGGAGATCGCCTCGGCCGACGAGGTCGCCTCCGGGAGGTCCCTGGTCATCGATGCCCGCGCCCCCGAGCGCTACCGCGGCGAGGTCGAGCCCGTCGACCCGCGCGCCGGCCACGTCCCCGGCGCGGTGAACCTCCCCTTCACCGGCAATCTCGGTCAGGACGGCGCCTTCCTCGCCCCCGAGGAGCTGCGCGGACGCTTCGAGGCCGCCGGCGTACGAGCCGAGCAGGAGGCGATCGTCTACTGCGGCTCCGGGGTGACCGCCGCGCACGACGTCCTCGCCCTGCAGCGCGCGGGCTTCACGCGGGTGCGGCTGTTCCCCGGCTCGTGGTCGCAGTGGAGCGCCGACCCGGCCCGCCCGGTCGCCACCGGCGCGAGGCCCTAA
- a CDS encoding alpha/beta-hydrolase family protein has translation MRSGSGASLTALGRALGDAVHVVRTVSRRTERRVRRTAIAKPLSTGGFLGASMTTWVSTSPSLLPRTWWMWTVNFGLSQIYGYAGGVVAESVIRRVMDTLGLEVDIAEDRQERARWIGAGALLSISAYSWVRGVLRQREISHLVQAEPKNLATHVVGAIGGLSASLSALAAVRGVIATAHLYRALLRPYLPRRVVGALSLVLTAATVTVLAERLLRGRVLEQMLERAEAANRLISPDVPRPSSPLRSGSPESLQTWQSLGAPGRKIMSSGPTPETIAATTGEAAIEPIRVYAGKSTSRTLEETVDAVVAELDRTGAWDREVLVLFTGTGTGWLQEWSLSAIEFLTGGNCATASLQYSVYSSALSFLLDLRSPRRAGHLLFDAVRRRLDAMDEDARPRLFVAGESLGSFGGQAAFRDLQEMLTTVDGAVWTGTPSFTPLWRELASRSRDGAPAIAPILEHGRHVRVVTRPRDLELNYFGGLYEPWQHPRVVYAQHPSDPVAWWRPSLMWEEPAWLRQRVGHDVTPAIRWFPWITFWQLAADMPLSISVTGGHGHAYHQEMVPIWAAVLGQDGTDPHARRRRHVAIMKAIREANPKA, from the coding sequence ATGCGATCTGGCTCCGGAGCGTCCCTGACGGCCCTTGGCAGAGCGCTCGGCGACGCCGTGCACGTCGTGCGCACCGTGTCCCGGCGCACGGAACGGCGGGTGCGCCGCACCGCGATCGCGAAACCGCTGTCCACCGGCGGGTTCCTCGGCGCCTCGATGACCACCTGGGTCTCGACCTCGCCGAGCCTGCTGCCGCGCACCTGGTGGATGTGGACCGTCAACTTCGGACTCTCGCAGATCTACGGCTACGCCGGCGGGGTGGTGGCGGAGTCGGTGATCCGCCGCGTGATGGACACCCTGGGGCTCGAGGTGGACATCGCCGAGGACCGGCAGGAGCGGGCACGCTGGATCGGTGCCGGTGCGCTGCTGAGCATCTCGGCCTACTCCTGGGTTCGCGGGGTGCTGCGGCAGCGCGAGATCAGCCATCTCGTCCAGGCCGAGCCCAAGAACCTCGCCACCCACGTGGTCGGCGCGATCGGCGGGCTCTCCGCCTCGCTCAGTGCGCTGGCGGCGGTGCGCGGCGTCATCGCCACCGCGCACCTGTACCGGGCGCTGCTGCGGCCCTATCTGCCGCGCCGGGTGGTCGGCGCTCTCTCGCTGGTCCTGACCGCCGCGACCGTCACGGTGCTCGCCGAGCGCCTGCTGCGCGGCCGGGTGCTGGAGCAGATGCTCGAGCGGGCCGAGGCCGCGAACCGGCTGATCTCCCCGGACGTGCCGCGGCCGAGCTCCCCGCTGCGCTCGGGCAGCCCCGAGTCGCTGCAGACGTGGCAGTCCCTCGGCGCCCCCGGCCGCAAGATCATGTCCTCCGGGCCGACGCCGGAGACCATCGCGGCCACCACCGGGGAGGCGGCGATCGAGCCGATCCGGGTGTACGCCGGCAAATCCACCTCCCGCACCCTCGAGGAGACCGTGGACGCGGTGGTGGCGGAACTGGACCGCACCGGGGCCTGGGACCGGGAGGTGCTGGTGCTGTTCACCGGGACCGGCACCGGCTGGCTGCAGGAGTGGTCGCTGTCCGCGATCGAGTTCCTCACCGGCGGGAACTGTGCCACCGCCTCCCTGCAGTATTCGGTGTACTCCAGCGCCCTGAGCTTCCTGCTGGATCTTCGCTCCCCGCGACGGGCAGGGCATCTGCTGTTCGACGCGGTGCGACGGCGCCTGGACGCGATGGACGAGGACGCCCGACCGCGTCTGTTCGTCGCCGGCGAGTCCCTGGGCTCCTTCGGCGGGCAGGCGGCGTTCCGCGACCTGCAGGAGATGCTCACGACGGTCGACGGCGCGGTGTGGACGGGCACCCCGAGCTTCACCCCGCTGTGGCGCGAGCTCGCCTCCCGCAGCCGGGACGGCGCCCCCGCCATCGCCCCGATCCTCGAGCACGGCCGCCACGTCCGCGTGGTCACGCGACCGCGCGATCTGGAGCTCAACTACTTCGGCGGACTGTACGAGCCGTGGCAACATCCGCGGGTGGTCTACGCCCAGCACCCCTCGGATCCCGTCGCCTGGTGGCGACCGTCGCTGATGTGGGAGGAGCCGGCCTGGCTGCGCCAGCGCGTGGGCCACGACGTCACTCCCGCGATCCGCTGGTTCCCCTGGATCACGTTCTGGCAGCTCGCGGCGGACATGCCGCTGTCGATCAGCGTCACCGGCGGCCACGGGCACGCCTATCACCAGGAGATGGTGCCGATCTGGGCCGCGGTGCTCGGGCAGGACGGCACGGATCCGCACGCGCGGCGACGCCGTCACGTGGCGATCATGAAGGCCATCCGCGAGGCGAACCCGAAAGCATGA
- a CDS encoding NAD(P)-dependent oxidoreductase, whose product MKILLPDTMPLDPALPQGWEAVTVDARAEIPAEHHDADVLVIWGASRRHLASAAEHLDRLRLVQSLSAGIDGILAAGFRTDVTIAAGAGLHSLTVSEHALALLLSLLRRLPEAREAQARHEWSTELGGLQPLHPAGRITTLIGAKVLIWGFGQIARTLAPTLTALGAEVRGVARSAGTRDGYPVIAESDVLDELGEVDVLIDILPATEATAGAVGREVLAALPDHAVLINVGRGATVDQVALREALEAGTLGSAGIDVTDPEPLPAEDPLWDAPRFLITPHGAGGRPVGADERISANVRALVDGAEILHAAAR is encoded by the coding sequence ATGAAGATCCTGCTCCCCGACACCATGCCTCTGGACCCCGCCCTGCCCCAGGGCTGGGAGGCCGTCACCGTCGACGCCCGCGCCGAGATCCCCGCCGAGCATCACGACGCCGACGTCCTGGTGATCTGGGGCGCCTCCCGCCGGCATCTCGCCTCCGCCGCGGAGCACCTGGACCGGTTGCGTCTGGTGCAGTCGCTGTCGGCCGGGATCGACGGGATCCTCGCCGCGGGCTTCCGCACGGACGTCACGATCGCCGCCGGCGCCGGGCTGCACTCGCTGACCGTCAGCGAGCATGCGCTCGCGCTGCTGCTGAGCCTCCTGCGCCGCCTGCCGGAAGCCCGCGAGGCGCAGGCCCGCCACGAGTGGTCCACCGAGCTGGGCGGCCTGCAGCCGCTGCATCCCGCCGGACGGATCACCACGCTGATCGGCGCGAAGGTGCTGATCTGGGGCTTCGGACAGATCGCCCGCACCCTCGCCCCGACGCTGACGGCCCTGGGCGCCGAGGTGCGCGGCGTCGCCCGCAGCGCCGGCACCCGCGACGGCTACCCGGTGATCGCCGAGTCCGACGTGCTGGACGAGCTGGGCGAGGTCGACGTGCTCATCGACATCCTCCCGGCCACCGAGGCGACCGCCGGGGCCGTCGGCCGCGAGGTGCTCGCCGCCCTGCCCGACCATGCCGTGCTGATCAACGTCGGCCGCGGTGCCACGGTGGACCAGGTCGCCCTGCGCGAGGCGCTCGAGGCGGGCACCCTCGGCAGCGCCGGGATCGATGTCACCGACCCCGAGCCGCTGCCGGCGGAGGACCCGCTGTGGGATGCCCCGCGCTTCCTGATCACGCCGCACGGGGCCGGCGGTCGCCCCGTCGGGGCCGACGAGCGGATCAGCGCGAACGTGCGCGCCCTCGTGGACGGCGCCGAGATCCTGCACGCCGCCGCGCGCTGA
- the mtnN gene encoding 5'-methylthioadenosine/S-adenosylhomocysteine nucleosidase, which produces MTSPLDPTGPLLVLAAMAEEAAPLISRLERPATLEPPFTEGVAAVRGTLAGLETVVVTTGIGIAASTAAATWGILSHRPRAMVAAGSCGGLAADVEVGTLIVGDAFTYSIADATAFGYAPGQVPGGPERFLAEGPWADAAEESARRAAGPTVPGGEQGPGHRRGLMLSGDAFVTASIAEPMRERFPTALSADMETTASARTSAALGVPFVALRAVSDLCGPAAGQQFHLELDLVAETSARAVEEFARSLAV; this is translated from the coding sequence ATGACGTCTCCCCTCGATCCCACCGGACCGCTCCTGGTGCTCGCCGCGATGGCGGAGGAGGCGGCGCCGCTGATCTCCCGCCTCGAGCGGCCGGCGACGCTCGAGCCACCCTTCACCGAGGGGGTCGCCGCCGTGCGGGGCACGCTCGCAGGTCTCGAGACCGTCGTGGTCACCACGGGCATCGGCATCGCGGCGTCGACCGCGGCGGCCACCTGGGGGATCCTCTCCCACCGTCCGCGCGCGATGGTCGCCGCCGGTTCCTGTGGCGGGCTCGCGGCCGACGTGGAGGTGGGGACGCTGATCGTCGGCGATGCCTTCACCTATTCGATCGCCGACGCCACGGCCTTCGGCTACGCCCCGGGGCAGGTGCCGGGCGGCCCGGAACGCTTCCTCGCCGAGGGACCGTGGGCCGATGCCGCCGAGGAGTCGGCGCGGCGCGCGGCGGGTCCGACGGTGCCCGGCGGTGAGCAGGGGCCCGGCCACCGCCGAGGGCTGATGCTCTCCGGGGACGCCTTCGTGACCGCGTCGATCGCCGAGCCCATGCGGGAGCGGTTCCCCACCGCGCTGAGCGCGGACATGGAGACCACCGCGAGCGCGCGCACCTCTGCCGCGCTGGGAGTCCCCTTCGTGGCCCTGCGGGCGGTCTCGGACCTGTGCGGCCCGGCGGCCGGGCAGCAGTTCCACCTCGAGCTCGACCTGGTCGCGGAGACGTCCGCCCGCGCCGTCGAGGAGTTCGCCCGCTCCCTCGCCGTCTGA
- a CDS encoding alpha/beta hydrolase fold domain-containing protein, protein MGRVREAVVTGARAVRRIPIPSTLTHQALREARSPQPPNHVQKTHAVENEMIGRTRTVWLDRHRADRGLIVFLHGGAYVSGPFASDWAWLSRQTDARGCAGLMVDYRNAPDHQHPVALDDAEAVLTALVADGRLGDQPWVLAGQHAGGGLAFSIARRLRGTDVPAPAALIAMSPWLDLELSNAGITETDQADPVHERRLLRDAARRYAGRTPLDDPDLSPINASLEGLPPVHLSVGMRDLFLSDVRVAKLQLEENGVDVVYREISGRLGLQLLVRKGEDIERVHREQADLIERVFVQG, encoded by the coding sequence ATGGGTCGCGTCCGCGAGGCAGTGGTCACGGGAGCACGGGCGGTTCGTCGGATCCCCATCCCCTCGACCCTGACCCATCAGGCGCTGCGCGAGGCCCGCAGCCCGCAGCCGCCGAACCACGTGCAGAAGACCCATGCCGTCGAGAACGAGATGATCGGCCGCACCCGCACCGTCTGGCTCGATCGCCACCGCGCCGACCGCGGGCTGATCGTCTTCCTCCACGGCGGCGCCTACGTCTCCGGTCCCTTCGCCAGCGACTGGGCCTGGTTGTCCCGCCAGACCGACGCCCGTGGATGCGCCGGACTGATGGTCGACTACCGCAACGCCCCGGACCACCAGCACCCCGTCGCGCTCGACGACGCCGAGGCCGTCCTGACGGCGCTCGTGGCCGACGGTCGCCTCGGCGACCAGCCATGGGTGCTGGCCGGACAGCATGCCGGGGGAGGGCTCGCCTTCTCCATCGCCCGCCGTCTGCGCGGCACCGACGTCCCCGCCCCCGCCGCCCTGATCGCCATGTCCCCCTGGCTGGACCTCGAGCTCTCCAACGCGGGGATCACCGAGACCGACCAGGCCGACCCCGTCCACGAGCGGCGCCTGCTGCGCGACGCGGCCCGTCGCTACGCCGGCCGCACCCCGCTGGACGACCCCGACCTCTCACCCATCAACGCGAGCCTCGAGGGACTGCCGCCCGTGCACCTCAGCGTGGGGATGCGCGACCTGTTCCTCTCCGACGTGCGCGTGGCGAAGCTGCAGCTCGAGGAGAACGGGGTGGACGTGGTCTACCGCGAGATCAGCGGCCGCCTCGGGCTGCAGCTGCTCGTGCGCAAGGGCGAAGACATCGAGCGTGTCCACCGCGAACAGGCCGACCTCATCGAGAGGGTCTTCGTGCAGGGGTGA